Proteins co-encoded in one Triplophysa dalaica isolate WHDGS20190420 chromosome 16, ASM1584641v1, whole genome shotgun sequence genomic window:
- the zgc:92242 gene encoding SH2 domain-containing protein 4A, producing MLQQILKDMYIDPDVLEALNDEQKRILFIKMREEQVRRWKEREEKDAKEGMKKEKLRERKGPCKTVSWLLGSDGDVHVCIIGESDDLKSPKFILSELRNKTTDNLNNINRANVETVNNGLTKANRAPQTSTEAGIQLHLKKPEDLSHSGADSDKCNQDSGSYQSTDDTKAQTEDSETNIAEVVIGLYKPHFSHRAATLAETLNEVRLHRAMKDQLSTTEKTHTPYKGTVRMKNSSGTSGSRVAQLRQTFNTTNANGSAPLVKPPIPSKPLHLMTTPSVR from the exons ATGCTGCAGCAAATACTAAAAGACATGTACATCGATCCAGATGTACTAGAGGCTCTGAACGATGAACAGAAGAGGATCTTATTCATCAAAATGAGAGAAGAACAAGTCAGGCGGTGGAAAGAAAGGGAAGAGAAAGATGCAAAAGAAgggatgaaaaaagaaaagctgCGCGAGAGGAAAG GTCCTTGTAAAACCGTGAGCTGGCTGCTGGGTAGCGACGGCGACGTGCATGTGTGCATCATTGGGGAATCAGACGACCTTAAATCTCCAAAATTTATTTTGTCAGAGCTGAGGAATAAGACAACAGACAACCTTAACAATATCAacag AGCAAACGTGGAAACTGTAAACAACGGCCTGACCAAAGCCAATAGAGCACCACAGACCAGCACAGAAGCAGGGATTCAACTTCATCTCAAG AAACCAGAGGACCTCAGTCATTCTGGAGCCGACTCAGACAAATGTAACCAGGACAGCGGTTCATATCAGTCTACTGATGACACCAAGGCCCAAACAGAGGACTCGGAGACGAATATCGCCGAGGTAGTAATCGGCCTTTACAAACCACATTTCAGCCACAGAGCCGCAACATTAGCAGAAACCCTGAATGAGGTCCGATTGCACAGAGCAATGAAAGACCAGCTGTCAACCAcagaaaagacacacacaccatacaAAG GAACGGTGAGAATGAAGAACAGCAGTGGGACGTCAGGCAGTCGTGTAGCTCAACTCAGACAAACCTTCAACACCACAAACGCCAACGGGTCCGCCCCCCTTGTCAAACCACCAATCCCCAGCAAGCCTCTTCACCTAATGACCACCCCCTCCGTcagataa